A region of Vigna radiata var. radiata cultivar VC1973A unplaced genomic scaffold, Vradiata_ver6 scaffold_48, whole genome shotgun sequence DNA encodes the following proteins:
- the LOC106752853 gene encoding berberine bridge enzyme-like 13 produces the protein MVSPIIPLSLLVLLLSVSLVNSASLEQSFVQCLKFNSGRKPSLDSLIYSPSNPSFTSILNSTAQNLRCLVPSAPKPEFIFTPDSDSLVQAAVICSKKLGIHFIVRSGGHDYEGISYVSEIETPFIIIDLVKLRGINVDIKSNTAWVQAGATTGELYYRIYEKSSVHGFPAGLYTSLGIGGHITGGAYGGMMRKYGLGVDNVIDAKIVDANGRILDRKAMGEDLFWAIRGGGGGSFGILLWWKVKLVPVPLTVTVFTVTKSLEQGATKILHRWQEVAPYIDERLFIRVIIQPSSAANKTQRTVTTSYNALFLGGASTLLQIMKKSFPELGLTRKDCLETSWIKSVLYLADFPSGTPPEVLLKGKSTFKNFFKAKSDFVRKPIPETGLEGLWRRLLIDDSPLMIWNPYGGKMSQFSESDTPFPHRNGTLYKIQYLTLWQKGDKNPAKHIDWIRKLYNYMGPYVSSFPREAYVNYRDLDLGENTKNSTSYEKARSWGYSYYKKNFERLVRIKTEVDPQNVFRHEQSIPTRRF, from the coding sequence ATGGTGTCTCCAATCATACCCTTGTCACTTTTGGTCCTCCTTCTATCAGTTTCATTGGTTAATTCAGCTTCTCTTGAACAAAGTTTTGTCCAATGTCTCAAATTCAATTCAGGCCGAAAACCTTCACTTGATTCATTAATTTACAGTCCAAGCAACCCTTCATTCACCAGCATCCTTAATTCAACCGCACAGAACCTAAGATGTTTGGTGCCTTCAGCACCAAAACCTGAGTTTATATTCACCCCCGACAGTGATTCTCTTGTCCAAGCAGCAGTAATTTGCTCGAAGAAACTTGGGATACACTTCATTGTGAGAAGTGGAGGCCATGACTATGAAGGAATCTCTTATGTTTCAGAAATTGAGACCCCCTTCATAATTATTGACCTGGTCAAACTCCGTGGCATCAATGTTGATATCAAAAGCAACACTGCTTGGGTTCAAGCTGGTGCCACGACAGGTGAACTGTACTACAGAATATATGAGAAGAGTTCAGTTCATGGTTTCCCTGCAGGGCTTTACACAAGCTTAGGCATTGGAGGGCACATTACAGGAGGAGCATATGGAGGCATGATGAGAAAGTATGGCCTTGGGGTGGATAATGTCATAGATGCTAAAATTGTTGATGCCAATGGCAGAATTCTTGACAGGAAAGCCATGGGAGAAGACCTGTTTTGGGCAATAagaggaggtggaggtggaAGCTTTGGCATCCTTCTTTGGTGGAAGGTAAAGCTGGTTCCTGTGCCACTAACTGTGACTGTTTTTACAGTTACCAAAAGCCTTGAACAAGGTGCAACCAAGATTCTTCACAGATGGCAGGAAGTGGCTCCTTACATTGATGAAAGACTGTTCATCAGAGTCATCATTCAGCCATCCAGTGCTGCAAATAAGACTCAGAGGACTGTCACAACTTCTTACAATGCTCTCTTCCTTGGTGGGGCAAGCACACTCCTCCAAATCATGAAGAAAAGCTTCCCCGAGTTGGGTTTGACCAGAAAGGATTGCTTGGAAACTAGCTGGATCAAATCTGTGCTCTATCTTGCAGACTTTCCAAGTGGCACCCCTCCTGAAGTACTTCTCAAAGGAAAGTCAACATTCAAGAACTTCTTCAAGGCCAAATCAGATTTTGTGAGAAAACCAATACCAGAAACGGGTCTTGAAGGACTGTGGCGAAGGTTGCTGATAGACGATAGCCCCTTGATGATTTGGAACCCGTATGGTGGAAAAATGAGCCAGTTTTCAGAATCTGACACCCCATTTCCTCACAGAAACGGAACACTGTATAAAATTCAGTACCTGACTTTGTGGCAAAAGGGAGACAAGAATCCTGCAAAGCACATAGATTGGATTAGGAAGCTTTACAACTACATGGGTCCTTATGTTTCTAGCTTCCCAAGGGAAGCATATGTGAATTACAGGGACCTTGATCTGGGAGAAAACACCAAGAACAGCACAAGCTATGAAAAGGCACGTTCTTGGGGCTATAGTTATTACAAGAAGAACTTCGAAAGGTTGGTAAGGATTAAGACCGAAGTGGATCCTCAAAACGTCTTCAGGCATGAGCAGAGTATCCCAACTCGTCGATTCTGA